The following coding sequences are from one Photobacterium angustum window:
- a CDS encoding GEVED domain-containing protein has product MLIKILTIKIIFRLLLLTSTLLFSQKVFSAEGVGLVYQSDLLSIGGMGGSPFSVKNCPSGQLMTGFEFYNSNSGGTLDGTALRGRCSTVNVSGGVATLTYSGNTPWGGPTSGTQYSGNCPANQAVVGVDAQTTTWPVMGWFRLYCAPVSFNSGTNRLEIAAAPASPSTGQIGPNHAYGGSYYNRVVAPAGQALAGFDGRSGAALDLVSFKAYSFVQGSLTLNAVVNPGGSAVPGDFTLIATDSGNIAANFSSGDTRAMTPSSYTLSWNGPTGYTLNNLSCATTFTLNNGDDVSCTYTFDPPPSISGFVFNDDGSGGGTSANGVKDGSEAGLGITVPVVAYNSATGQCYAANADPTTGAYSISLPTTGTYKVYEAINETNITSPTCPPTQSTVDPVTGTSGGGTIGDPASHISSTANIVTVTAGVVTDVNFGDIVIDNTFPTCDTNAYLTKNTPRSLYQVNLVTASETQLGSTHSPTYNGIGYSVAQNLLWGVYANSGSTNSDVVAFDSQHQPVLRLNVPELNGISFPAGDVTDDDILVLLSGGGANGRRLYFVDVNPNSETYGQYLGRSASTNTFVGDLAIHPLDTSIAWGITNDKSLYRYDLTINRQTNTYAVSVTNLGTTNMSGSGAVGALYFDNMGFMYASNNNDGALWRFDLSNLSAPAATLVNATFLTNGQPASGNDGARCRYAPVPTDFGDAPNTYGTDLTNNGPRHQTDIGLPYLGSNNPDNENDGQPTATANGDDINGLTPDDEDGFIQPSISTILSGGSTVTMSVPVVSSGNDNLYGWIDFDLSGTFDNDERATVAVNASGNSTLTFTVPADVQIQDTLARLRVCSSGEACSSPMGSAGDGEVEDHQISLKPPGDLELDLELEPGVNVTLGIPFNVVVKVENKGTTIALNTKVTLPIPAGYSFVRAYEGDGVTPTTIYDPITGELDLGAIGLGFNDYAVIRLAPQSSTAPPISGEIIETSINDTDSTPNNGFNNGEDDTDTVTPNITNVVQPNVCESPVVYEGGDAYLDANGEYVVTTNTQNQAGYLWSLQYIDLNQPMYAELAVYLGDRSANTGGPAGEAGADGMTFVLSADPRDLNAVGDFGGGLGVGDNFGGQRVQPSIVFEFDTFDNTFIGATDDALGGQYIDHTGVYLNGDIYTPDPANTLIPATSVAGGELEDGRYHIAQFYWDPTTNQFTYYMDGVMVGQFTRNIRNDIGNNMVRFGFTGSTGDSFNLQKGCFTDAPDVLGSDFGDAVDTTAGTGINDYTTIYDNDGAHHVQVDTDDNGFIDLRLGNQWDADNGNLQDILARADDNNNFDDEDGVTVLALATIGENLSVAVNVVEDAARTSTGQRIYGWMDFNLDGDWDDAGEQVITQTNAAIGLNNFTVPIPSGAVVGHTYLRVRLCSNVDCNSPMGRANDGEVEDYRILLSDLVGNNQCDLIMQTIRPVASSDYTYTSLDVPSNPITFSDIVNPIAIINQTNIANINAIGFNRVNGFIYGTFTDMSHADRTHHLFVTDKTGNSFIDLGEIRAASGSAIRRLQDGDTFTFTAGDSLRNSGYTSTSAPTVTLSAPIAGDVTADGSELIIWRTSWDSIVKVDVETQTFTTVLIDIAAMGGSYGGGPINVGADLAINSQTGVGYLLDLEGDTLYTINLTTGAVTSSNLTYFGAEPTLDSNGKLQAGALVMDNGISLYAITNGGNHDSDNNGGIDLNDRAVVYRVNVVTGDTEYVTASDQGSLQGNDGAGCYDSTDYGDALASYGEAGHQYFDAATDGTADLLLGSRWDPEFGQWLTADASGDDTNGQDDEDLAIPSQIIVETPTTLPIQVVGTGYVNIWVDINNDGDFNDTNEFLIDDEAVVTGLNNIPITLDANSAEGFNGYTVMRVRLCSAINTCDSVSGLVADGEVEDHWFELLNRIVLNGLVFEDNGVGGATAAHDGIQDGSEIGLGNFTVTVTFNDTGVTGVTTGDVIGTEITSGDGTYQFIIGVDFSGKNLLLDVVKQADWIDISEANVTGIPQVTSNSVIDSQMAVNANAGDEIFGLDFGKVREPRMEPDNFSEATPGGVVFFPHKFTAATSGNVNFTIINPSASTTNTSWSTVLYHDVDCDGTLNGVEAQVVNPVAVSGNSAVCLLSKVTVPANAPMNAHYHYDIEADMTFADTTNTGHGITRVVLDKDTVRATFTGSGELRLEKTVRNVTQNGQAVTSNEGRPGDVLEYVVTFTNVGNAPISDVVIFDSTPEFTELNQAVQCSNGTVPASLVCNIVISNGVNSAGYEGNIRWEMNGSLAAGVSGTVIYRVVIQ; this is encoded by the coding sequence TGCTCAAACCACAACGTGGCCTGTAATGGGGTGGTTTCGTCTTTATTGTGCGCCTGTTTCTTTTAATAGTGGAACAAATCGATTAGAAATTGCAGCAGCGCCAGCATCGCCATCAACTGGGCAAATAGGACCTAATCATGCATACGGGGGATCATATTATAATCGTGTTGTTGCTCCTGCAGGTCAAGCATTAGCTGGTTTTGATGGCCGTTCCGGCGCAGCGTTAGATTTAGTGTCCTTTAAGGCCTATTCCTTTGTGCAAGGTAGCCTAACCTTGAACGCTGTTGTGAATCCAGGAGGCAGTGCGGTTCCTGGTGACTTTACATTAATAGCGACAGATAGTGGAAATATAGCTGCCAACTTTAGTTCAGGTGACACCAGAGCGATGACGCCTAGCTCGTATACCTTAAGTTGGAATGGTCCAACTGGCTATACGTTAAATAACCTCAGTTGTGCGACGACGTTTACATTAAATAATGGTGACGATGTTTCTTGTACTTATACATTTGATCCGCCTCCTTCTATTTCTGGCTTTGTTTTTAATGATGATGGTAGTGGAGGTGGTACATCGGCCAATGGTGTCAAAGATGGAAGTGAGGCTGGTCTGGGAATAACTGTGCCTGTTGTGGCTTATAATTCAGCAACAGGACAGTGCTATGCGGCTAATGCAGATCCGACAACGGGTGCATATTCAATATCGCTTCCAACGACTGGTACCTATAAAGTTTACGAAGCCATAAACGAAACTAACATCACTTCTCCGACTTGTCCACCAACGCAATCGACGGTTGATCCCGTCACCGGCACTAGCGGAGGCGGTACAATAGGCGATCCTGCTTCACATATCTCCTCAACTGCGAATATTGTTACCGTCACTGCTGGCGTTGTTACTGATGTAAACTTTGGTGACATTGTGATTGATAATACATTTCCTACTTGTGATACCAATGCGTATTTGACTAAAAATACACCCAGATCATTGTATCAAGTGAATTTGGTAACAGCGTCGGAAACACAGCTAGGTTCTACACATTCTCCGACATACAACGGTATTGGCTATAGTGTTGCCCAAAACTTATTATGGGGGGTTTACGCGAATAGCGGTTCAACCAATTCAGATGTCGTTGCTTTTGATAGTCAACATCAACCCGTCTTAAGGCTTAATGTGCCAGAACTCAACGGAATCAGCTTTCCTGCAGGAGACGTCACTGATGACGACATACTAGTATTGTTGTCGGGCGGAGGAGCGAATGGTCGACGTCTTTATTTTGTGGATGTGAATCCTAATTCTGAAACTTATGGTCAATATCTAGGTCGTTCTGCGTCTACGAATACCTTTGTTGGTGATCTCGCGATTCATCCGCTTGATACGTCAATAGCATGGGGTATTACCAACGATAAATCACTTTATCGTTATGATTTAACCATCAATCGTCAAACAAATACGTATGCTGTATCTGTGACAAATTTGGGCACAACAAATATGTCGGGTTCGGGAGCGGTTGGCGCTTTATATTTTGACAATATGGGCTTTATGTATGCCTCTAATAATAATGACGGTGCATTATGGCGATTTGATTTATCGAACTTATCAGCGCCAGCTGCGACGTTAGTTAATGCAACTTTTCTTACAAATGGTCAGCCAGCAAGTGGTAACGATGGCGCACGGTGTCGCTATGCTCCCGTACCAACAGATTTTGGTGATGCACCAAATACATACGGCACAGATTTAACTAATAATGGTCCTCGCCACCAAACCGACATCGGTTTACCGTATTTAGGCTCTAATAACCCTGATAATGAAAATGACGGTCAGCCAACCGCGACTGCAAATGGAGATGATATTAACGGCTTAACTCCGGATGATGAAGATGGATTTATTCAGCCATCGATATCAACAATATTATCTGGTGGTAGTACGGTGACCATGTCAGTACCTGTAGTATCGTCAGGAAATGATAACCTTTATGGTTGGATTGATTTCGACCTTAGCGGCACCTTTGATAATGATGAGAGGGCGACCGTTGCCGTTAATGCATCAGGTAATAGCACCTTAACCTTTACAGTCCCTGCTGATGTTCAAATCCAAGATACCCTTGCCCGTTTACGTGTTTGTTCGAGTGGTGAAGCCTGTAGCAGTCCAATGGGCAGTGCTGGTGACGGTGAAGTTGAAGATCATCAAATATCACTGAAACCACCCGGTGACTTAGAATTAGATTTAGAATTAGAGCCGGGAGTGAATGTTACGTTAGGTATTCCATTTAATGTGGTGGTAAAAGTTGAGAATAAGGGAACGACCATTGCGTTAAACACTAAAGTCACCTTACCTATTCCTGCCGGCTACAGCTTTGTTAGGGCGTATGAAGGAGATGGAGTAACGCCAACAACGATTTATGACCCTATTACGGGGGAATTGGATCTTGGGGCAATTGGTCTCGGATTTAACGATTATGCAGTGATCCGCCTTGCTCCTCAATCTTCCACAGCTCCTCCTATTAGTGGTGAAATCATTGAAACCTCGATCAATGATACCGACTCCACGCCAAACAATGGGTTTAATAACGGTGAAGATGACACAGATACCGTGACACCCAATATCACCAATGTTGTTCAACCGAATGTTTGTGAATCTCCTGTCGTGTATGAAGGAGGGGATGCTTACCTTGATGCCAATGGTGAGTATGTTGTAACGACCAATACACAGAACCAAGCAGGGTACCTGTGGAGTTTGCAATACATCGATTTAAATCAGCCTATGTATGCAGAGCTCGCCGTATATCTCGGTGATCGCAGTGCCAATACCGGGGGGCCGGCAGGCGAAGCGGGGGCTGACGGTATGACCTTTGTTTTATCTGCTGATCCTCGTGACTTGAATGCGGTAGGTGATTTCGGTGGTGGATTAGGGGTGGGCGATAACTTCGGTGGACAGCGTGTACAACCGTCCATTGTGTTTGAGTTTGATACTTTTGATAACACCTTTATTGGAGCTACAGACGATGCGCTTGGTGGACAATATATTGATCATACAGGTGTATATCTAAACGGGGACATATATACCCCAGATCCAGCCAATACTTTGATCCCTGCAACATCTGTCGCGGGTGGTGAATTGGAGGATGGACGTTATCACATCGCACAGTTCTATTGGGATCCGACTACCAACCAATTTACTTATTACATGGATGGTGTGATGGTAGGACAATTTACCCGAAACATCCGTAATGATATTGGCAACAACATGGTTCGTTTCGGATTTACAGGGAGTACTGGGGATAGCTTCAACCTACAAAAAGGTTGTTTCACTGATGCACCAGATGTATTAGGTTCAGATTTTGGTGATGCGGTTGATACCACAGCAGGGACAGGTATCAATGATTACACTACCATTTATGATAATGATGGGGCGCACCATGTGCAGGTAGATACGGATGATAACGGCTTTATCGATCTGCGTTTAGGTAACCAATGGGATGCAGATAACGGTAATTTACAAGATATCCTTGCTCGTGCGGATGATAATAACAATTTCGATGATGAAGACGGCGTTACCGTATTAGCACTTGCGACCATTGGCGAAAACCTTAGTGTCGCGGTTAATGTGGTCGAAGATGCGGCACGTACCAGTACAGGTCAACGTATTTATGGTTGGATGGACTTCAATCTTGATGGTGATTGGGATGATGCTGGTGAACAAGTTATCACTCAAACGAATGCAGCCATTGGCTTGAATAACTTCACGGTGCCAATCCCATCAGGTGCCGTGGTCGGGCATACTTATTTACGTGTTCGCCTCTGTAGTAATGTCGATTGTAATAGCCCGATGGGACGAGCAAATGATGGTGAGGTAGAAGATTACCGTATTCTGCTCTCTGATCTTGTTGGTAATAATCAGTGTGATTTGATCATGCAAACCATCAGGCCTGTGGCATCGAGTGATTATACATATACCTCTTTAGATGTACCAAGTAACCCAATTACTTTCTCTGATATTGTGAATCCGATTGCGATTATCAATCAGACCAATATCGCCAATATTAATGCGATTGGTTTTAACCGTGTGAATGGTTTCATTTACGGTACCTTTACCGACATGTCTCATGCCGATCGTACTCACCACCTATTTGTAACGGATAAAACAGGAAATAGCTTTATTGACCTAGGCGAAATTCGTGCAGCTTCAGGCAGTGCAATACGTCGTCTTCAAGATGGCGATACTTTTACTTTCACTGCTGGAGACTCTTTACGTAACAGCGGTTATACCTCAACGTCAGCGCCGACCGTTACTTTAAGTGCGCCTATAGCGGGTGATGTCACTGCTGATGGGAGTGAGTTGATCATTTGGCGTACATCTTGGGACTCGATTGTTAAAGTGGATGTAGAAACCCAAACTTTCACCACGGTGTTAATCGATATTGCCGCGATGGGAGGCAGTTATGGTGGCGGCCCAATTAATGTCGGTGCTGATTTAGCCATTAATAGTCAAACGGGAGTGGGCTACTTGTTGGATTTAGAAGGTGACACTTTATATACCATCAACTTGACGACGGGAGCAGTGACCAGTAGTAACCTCACTTACTTTGGTGCAGAGCCAACGTTAGATAGTAATGGCAAGTTACAAGCAGGAGCACTTGTAATGGACAATGGTATCAGCCTTTATGCCATCACCAATGGGGGGAACCATGACAGCGATAATAATGGTGGGATAGATCTTAACGATCGCGCTGTGGTTTATCGCGTTAACGTTGTTACTGGAGATACGGAATATGTTACCGCGTCCGATCAAGGCAGCTTACAAGGTAATGATGGGGCTGGGTGTTACGACTCGACCGATTATGGTGATGCACTAGCCAGTTATGGTGAAGCAGGACACCAATATTTTGATGCCGCGACAGATGGTACAGCCGATTTACTACTGGGTAGCCGTTGGGATCCAGAGTTTGGGCAATGGCTAACGGCCGATGCATCAGGGGATGATACCAATGGTCAAGATGATGAAGATTTGGCGATTCCTAGTCAGATTATTGTTGAGACACCAACCACCTTACCAATACAAGTAGTGGGTACGGGGTATGTCAATATCTGGGTTGATATCAACAATGACGGTGACTTTAACGATACAAATGAATTCTTAATTGATGATGAAGCTGTTGTGACAGGTCTTAACAATATTCCAATCACATTAGATGCGAACAGTGCTGAAGGTTTCAACGGCTATACCGTTATGCGCGTACGTTTATGCTCGGCGATAAATACTTGTGACAGTGTGTCAGGTTTAGTAGCTGATGGGGAAGTGGAAGATCACTGGTTTGAATTACTCAATCGTATCGTATTGAACGGCTTAGTGTTTGAAGATAACGGTGTCGGTGGAGCAACAGCGGCTCATGATGGTATACAAGATGGTAGTGAAATCGGATTAGGTAACTTCACAGTGACGGTTACGTTCAATGATACAGGGGTTACAGGGGTTACAACTGGTGATGTGATTGGTACTGAAATCACATCAGGTGATGGAACCTATCAATTTATTATCGGGGTGGATTTTTCGGGTAAAAACTTATTGTTAGATGTCGTGAAACAAGCGGATTGGATTGATATCAGTGAAGCGAATGTCACAGGCATTCCACAAGTGACGAGTAACAGTGTTATCGACAGTCAAATGGCCGTGAATGCGAATGCAGGTGATGAAATCTTCGGTTTAGATTTCGGTAAAGTACGTGAGCCACGCATGGAGCCAGATAACTTCAGTGAAGCCACCCCCGGTGGCGTGGTGTTCTTCCCACATAAATTTACTGCCGCGACATCCGGTAATGTTAACTTCACCATCATTAATCCAAGCGCGTCAACAACGAATACCAGTTGGAGTACGGTGCTCTATCACGATGTCGATTGTGATGGCACGCTCAATGGTGTTGAGGCGCAAGTGGTGAATCCAGTCGCAGTGAGTGGTAATAGTGCCGTATGTTTACTCAGTAAAGTCACCGTACCGGCTAATGCACCGATGAATGCTCATTATCACTACGATATTGAAGCTGATATGACTTTTGCAGATACCACTAATACAGGGCATGGCATAACGCGTGTCGTGTTAGATAAAGACACCGTTAGAGCAACCTTTACAGGCTCGGGTGAATTAAGGCTAGAGAAAACGGTGCGTAATGTTACTCAGAATGGTCAAGCGGTAACCAGTAATGAAGGGCGACCAGGTGATGTGCTGGAATATGTCGTGACGTTCACGAATGTGGGCAATGCACCAATCAGCGATGTTGTTATTTTTGATAGTACGCCTGAATTTACCGAACTTAATCAAGCGGTACAGTGTAGTAATGGTACGGTTCCTGCTTCACTCGTTTGTAACATAGTCATAAGTAATGGCGTTAATTCAGCTGGATACGAAGGCAATATTCGTTGGGAAATGAATGGTTCTCTTGCTGCTGGCGTATCAGGAACCGTTATTTACCGAGTTGTGATTCAATAA